TAGGCGGCTTAATCACGATATTGGATATGAAGACCCTCCTCCTAACGCTAGGCACTGAGTAGTCCTCTGCATGAAGCACATTAAAGTAAACATCCCTGTAACCCACCCTCCTGAACTCACTGATTAAGGCCTCCCTAAGCCCACCCTCCATTATTGCTGCTACATTCTCCATCACGAACACCCTTGGCTTAAGTTCACCAACCAGCCTAATGAACTCTAGGGTTAATTGGCCAAGTTCATCCGAGTACAGCCTATCCAAGGGTTCACTCATCCTCCTTGGATTAGCCCCAGTGTAGGCTTCACAGGGTGGCCCACCTATAACTACGTCCACGTCCCCAACGTACTTAACAATATCACTACCCCTAATTAACCTAGCGTCCTCACGTATGGCGACTGCCCTAGGGAAGTTAAGGCTGAATGACCTCACTGAGTCAAGGTCAATGTCTAAACCCAACACTACTTCAAAGCCAGCATCCCTAAAACCAGCTGAGAATCCACCAGCCCCTGAAAACAAATCCACCACCTTCAAACCCATTAAGCCTCACTAACCCCTTGACTAATGGTTAATTCATAAACCTAACCCATTTAACACCCCATTACGACTTATGATTAAGCGTTAGTTTCATTGTAACCCAGTGTTTAAATAGCCCCAGTGTTAATAATCCTGATGACTAAGGTAAGGGTTAGGGGGGTTTACGCCACGGCCCTAACTAAGATTATGCTGGAAGATGGGTATGATATTGTTCAAGCTACTGACACCATATTAAGCAGATTCAACATACTCCACTCCACTGAACCCCCTGACGTAACCATTAAGGATGATGAAAATGTGCCAGGGGCATTATTCGTAATAGGCAAGTGCAGTGAGGTTAATAGGGTTCTTGAATCCATACTACGCAGGGTTGGGGATGTTGCATTCAACAAGCCCCCTGTCCCATTGTATAGCGTAATAATGGGTGTTGTCACTGATAGTGGCCATATTGAAGTCGCCCCAGGTGTGGTGGCTTTGCTTGAGGGTTCTAATTACTTTAGGCCTGGTGATAAGCTTCCAGTCACTATGGTTAACGTAACTGGGCAGTTGAGGGCGAGCCCATACATAATGCCAACCACTAGTTACCTCAGGGTCATAGATAGTCCAACTGTTAGGCTTAGTAGGCATATTAAGGATCCTGAGGCTAAAATGATGCTTGTTAGGGTTGGGTTAAGTAAAATAAATCAACTCAGCGGCTTAGGCATAAGGTGGAGGAGTTCAGCCCAATACTTAAGTGAGGAGGAAGCCGAGAAGGCTTTAGATGAGGCCATAAGCCTCGTTAACGCCATTAGGGTTAAGATTGCTGAGGCAAGGGATTACGACATGTT
This sequence is a window from Caldivirga sp.. Protein-coding genes within it:
- a CDS encoding DNA cytosine methyltransferase codes for the protein MGLKVVDLFSGAGGFSAGFRDAGFEVVLGLDIDLDSVRSFSLNFPRAVAIREDARLIRGSDIVKYVGDVDVVIGGPPCEAYTGANPRRMSEPLDRLYSDELGQLTLEFIRLVGELKPRVFVMENVAAIMEGGLREALISEFRRVGYRDVYFNVLHAEDYSVPSVRRRVFISNIVIKPPKVGRLTTVAEALKGLPEPTPLIPNHEPVTVSGRKIKGISRVNWGQALFTYRGSGGTYRNFIRLHPNKPAPTVMGSVRFIHPFEDRLLTVREQARLMGFPDTHIFMGSRDSQFNQVGEAVPPPLAKAIAEVVKGKLT